One window from the genome of Candidatus Zixiibacteriota bacterium encodes:
- the recO gene encoding DNA repair protein RecO, whose product MTLHRTDAIILKRDRQGETSLLVDAFLASDGRTRLLAKGARKPGSTMVGKLEPFSEVELLYYRKNEDNLGVISQVNQFRNNNDLGGDIRRLSYASAVVEALEGMTLPGEKQKQVYELVKKAFYMLNYCQPRKLDFYFLAFLLKLLDLLGLAPELVNCVKSGTELTSGEVLFSVEEGGVIADDKTDPQRGYLKLDRGLLRVMGDVRNAEIDKLKNLNLSDKQKNVFRDLMFSFVSYHTEGKPSFNSLNFLSRIGNS is encoded by the coding sequence ATGACCCTTCATAGGACAGATGCGATTATTCTCAAGCGTGACCGTCAGGGCGAGACATCATTACTTGTCGATGCTTTTCTGGCATCTGACGGCAGGACCCGTCTTCTGGCCAAGGGGGCGCGCAAGCCGGGATCGACCATGGTTGGCAAACTGGAACCATTCTCCGAGGTGGAACTTTTGTACTACCGCAAAAACGAGGACAACCTGGGAGTGATTTCGCAGGTCAATCAGTTTCGCAACAACAATGATCTGGGCGGCGATATCAGGCGGTTGAGTTATGCTTCGGCGGTGGTCGAAGCTCTCGAGGGCATGACACTGCCGGGCGAGAAGCAGAAACAGGTCTATGAGCTGGTAAAAAAGGCCTTTTATATGCTCAACTATTGCCAGCCTCGCAAGCTGGATTTCTACTTTTTGGCGTTTTTGCTGAAGTTACTGGATCTTCTGGGGCTGGCACCGGAGCTCGTGAACTGTGTTAAGTCCGGGACGGAGCTTACCTCCGGGGAAGTCCTCTTCTCGGTCGAGGAGGGCGGGGTGATCGCCGACGACAAAACTGATCCACAGAGGGGCTATCTCAAGCTCGACAGGGGCTTGCTTAGAGTCATGGGTGATGTACGCAATGCGGAAATAGACAAACTTAAGAACCTGAATCTTTCGGACAAGCAGAAAAATGTCTTCAGGGACCTGATGTTTTCATTTGTCAGTTACCATACCGAGGGCAAACCGAGTTTCAATTCACTTAACTTTTTGTCCAGAATAGGCAACAGTTGA